In the Spirochaetota bacterium genome, AAAAAATTACATCTGTTTAAGGATTTTTACTTGCAAAGTAAGTGAAATGCAAAACAGTAGAAGAAGAAATCTAAAACACTTTTTTTATGGCAGGTTATCTGTGAGTGAGGTGAGCATCACAAAATGGATGAAAATAGGTATACAAAATGTCATCCTGGACTTGATTCAAGATCTCAATTGAAGAAAAGATTACAAATCACGTATATAGTGATAGTGTGAGGACTTTTCAATCCATAGTACATTGCTAAATCACTTATTCTTAAGGAAATTCAAAGAGTGAAAAAAATAATTGCAATCATGCTCATATGCATATTTGTCAGTTGTGCTGATACAGACAAGCAGCATATTGTGATATTCCATGCCGGCAGCCTATCGCCATTATTTAAAGAATGCAAAAGTCAATTTGAAAAAATTCATAACTTTACCGTACTTTTGGAAGCTTCAGGGAGTGTGGATGCTGCCCGCAAGATAGTTGATTTAAAAAAACAATGTGATGTAATTGCACTGGCTGATGCCAAACTTTTTGAAAGCCTGCTGAAAGAGTACTGCGCTTACTGGATTGGATTTGCAGGCAATGAAATGGTGCTTGCATATTCTCCGGAAAGCAAATATGCTACACAATTAGCTATAAACTGGTTGGATGCGTTGAAAAACTATCCTGTTGTGTGCTCACGCTCTGACCCTCTTCGCGATCCTTGTGGTTATAGAACACTCTTGGTGTGGAAACTGGCTTCGCTGTTATACCACAATCCAAAGCTTGAGGCGCTGTGTGAAAAACGGTCGCCAGTACAGTATATGCAACCAAAAGAAATTGATGCAATAACGCTGGTTGAAACTGGAGCGTGTGATGCTGTATGGATATATAAGTCGCTAGCAGTACAACGAAATTTGCCATTTGTTACTTTTGATGAACGGATAAATTTAAGCAATACTCGATATAATAATTATTATAAAAATGCATGTATCACACTCAAAGATTTTATGCGTATGTATACCATCTGTGGTGATGCAATCCTGTATGGTGTAAGTATTCCAAAAAATGCTGGTAACACACAAGGTGCAGTTGAATTTATACAATTTCTGCTTTCACCAAAGGGGAAGGAGTTGATTCAAAGACACGGATTTACCAGTACTTTGTATGTTAACAATCTCAATGCACTTCCTCAACCTTTAAAGAAGGTGGTAGCTCAATGAAAGGAACTGTTATATTTTATATAAGTATAGTCACACTATCACTTTTGCTTAGTGTTATCATCATTGTGCCTATTGCTTCTATGGTGTTTTCGGTGAATGTGGTAGAGCTTTATGCTGCAATCACTGACCAAGAAATTATCAGGTCACTGCTTCTTACATTTGAGTGTGCCATGTATGCCACTGTGATAGCAGTTATGCTGGGCATTCCGCTTGCTTATATTTTTGCGTATATTGAATTTCCATTAAAACGATTTATTATAACACTTTTTGATATTCCAATGATAATTCCCCATACTGCAAGTGGCATAGCACTGTTGTTTGTATTTGGCAGTGGTAAAATTGGCAGCATGTTGCATTCTGCTGGTATTGAGTTTGTTGGTGCAAAAACAGGAATTGTGATTGCAATGACGTTTGTGGCAATACCATATTTTATCAATGCCGTACACAATGGATTTGCATCAATTGATGCACGGCTTATTAATGTTGCGCGTACGCTGGGCGCTACAAAAAGCCAATGTTTTGTCCACGTCATTGTGCCGTTATCGTTCAGGGCCATAGTTACCGGTGCATTAATGATGTGGGCCAGAGGAATTAGTGAATTTGGCGCAGTGGTTATTATTGCCTATCATCCAATGATAGCGCCTGTGTTGCTGTATGACAGGTTTACTGCGTATGGGCTTAAAGGCTCACATCCTGTTGCAGCATTGCTGATTATATTCTGTATTATATTCTTTGTGATTTTACGCGTTGCTCTGACATATAGGGAAAAACATGCTTACTCTCCATAATATTTACTGGCAAAATGCACAGTTTACACTGTCAATCCCTTTCCTTGAATTTGCCGATCATGCACACTGTATGATTATGGGCAGATCAGGCTCAGGGAAGACGCTTTTGCTGTCAATCATTGCTGGTATCGTGAAGCCACAATCAGGAAATGTGCTGGTAGATGGCGGTAACATAACCAGTGTGCCGCCACACAAGCGAGGTATAGCAATGGTA is a window encoding:
- a CDS encoding ABC transporter permease gives rise to the protein MKGTVIFYISIVTLSLLLSVIIIVPIASMVFSVNVVELYAAITDQEIIRSLLLTFECAMYATVIAVMLGIPLAYIFAYIEFPLKRFIITLFDIPMIIPHTASGIALLFVFGSGKIGSMLHSAGIEFVGAKTGIVIAMTFVAIPYFINAVHNGFASIDARLINVARTLGATKSQCFVHVIVPLSFRAIVTGALMMWARGISEFGAVVIIAYHPMIAPVLLYDRFTAYGLKGSHPVAALLIIFCIIFFVILRVALTYREKHAYSP
- a CDS encoding extracellular solute-binding protein translates to MKKIIAIMLICIFVSCADTDKQHIVIFHAGSLSPLFKECKSQFEKIHNFTVLLEASGSVDAARKIVDLKKQCDVIALADAKLFESLLKEYCAYWIGFAGNEMVLAYSPESKYATQLAINWLDALKNYPVVCSRSDPLRDPCGYRTLLVWKLASLLYHNPKLEALCEKRSPVQYMQPKEIDAITLVETGACDAVWIYKSLAVQRNLPFVTFDERINLSNTRYNNYYKNACITLKDFMRMYTICGDAILYGVSIPKNAGNTQGAVEFIQFLLSPKGKELIQRHGFTSTLYVNNLNALPQPLKKVVAQ